In Stigmatella aurantiaca, one DNA window encodes the following:
- a CDS encoding MarR family winged helix-turn-helix transcriptional regulator, with product MIETPLSPEQAPAPEQSSAPELPAHLRDMGSRLHEMLMRAGRTRSMLRDPISLLCENLQLSSPQFHVIMWLGYEGPLHIGVLARRAAIHDKSITGVVDRLEKMDFVERTRSPEDRRSVSIQLTAEGQKLYAQITTLIETGLGNLLGMLEPHYQTALFDIVERLIQGMSAKQTGCAPQPVDT from the coding sequence ATGATTGAAACCCCGCTGTCGCCAGAGCAGGCCCCGGCGCCGGAGCAGTCCTCCGCGCCGGAGCTGCCTGCCCACCTGCGCGACATGGGTTCCCGCCTCCACGAGATGCTGATGCGGGCTGGCCGCACCCGCTCGATGTTGAGGGATCCCATCTCGCTGCTGTGCGAGAACCTGCAGCTCAGCTCGCCCCAGTTCCACGTCATCATGTGGCTGGGGTATGAGGGGCCGCTGCACATCGGCGTGCTCGCGCGGCGCGCGGCCATCCACGACAAGAGCATCACCGGGGTCGTCGACCGGCTCGAGAAGATGGATTTCGTCGAGCGGACACGCTCGCCAGAAGACCGGCGCAGCGTCTCCATCCAGCTCACCGCGGAGGGCCAGAAGCTCTACGCGCAGATCACCACCCTCATCGAGACGGGGCTCGGCAATCTTCTCGGCATGCTGGAGCCCCACTATCAGACCGCGCTCTTCGACATCGTCGAGCGTCTCATCCAGGGTATGAGCGCGAAACAGACCGGCTGCGCCCCGCAGCCTGTCGATACCTAG
- a CDS encoding chitosanase, whose amino-acid sequence MHQRHHRTRGQHWVLMGAAATLISCGGAVGEAEAVPETVAQALAACSHTVTTNTYVGSDWWGTLVFKNTGTATITSPQVIFNVPSGVACDHDEPGWTHTQSGVTCTYSSSSVTIGANASYTFYYSTNSNSSFTATNVQLTSASCGTGGENPGGTEGMTAHQKKVAEGLTSIWENDTPVIDYAYAENIHDGRGYTNGRAGFCTGTGDAILVVQCYKNLRSEANGNRLAKYMPGLTTINNRFLSTGQSQASTAELDSVGNWVSDWAASYTNTTTRADFKSCQDKISDQLYYTPAMNAAKKWGLVKALSKAALYDAFINHGEWGALQFIKAANTALGNSGQVAPAVGYNGITETAFLQKFLEKRRDTLASDSTWASAVDRVAAYEKARRRNNMDLATEVLNDVRARDCWGSSYPASGYTVYRLSPDGSWSKASTYTYSCN is encoded by the coding sequence ATGCACCAGCGTCATCACCGGACACGCGGCCAGCACTGGGTACTCATGGGGGCCGCCGCCACGCTCATCTCCTGTGGCGGAGCGGTGGGCGAAGCCGAGGCAGTTCCGGAGACGGTGGCGCAGGCCTTGGCGGCCTGTTCGCACACGGTCACCACCAACACCTACGTGGGCTCCGATTGGTGGGGCACCCTGGTGTTCAAGAACACGGGCACGGCCACCATCACGAGCCCTCAGGTCATCTTCAATGTGCCCAGCGGCGTGGCGTGTGATCACGACGAGCCCGGCTGGACGCACACCCAGAGCGGCGTGACGTGCACATACTCCAGCTCCAGCGTGACGATCGGCGCGAACGCGTCGTACACCTTCTATTACTCCACCAACTCCAACAGCTCGTTCACCGCCACGAACGTGCAGCTCACCTCGGCGAGCTGCGGCACGGGCGGTGAGAACCCTGGTGGCACCGAGGGGATGACCGCCCACCAGAAGAAGGTGGCCGAGGGGCTCACCAGCATCTGGGAGAACGACACGCCGGTCATCGACTACGCGTACGCGGAGAACATCCACGACGGCCGCGGGTACACGAATGGGCGGGCGGGCTTCTGCACCGGCACGGGCGACGCCATCCTGGTCGTCCAGTGCTACAAGAACCTGCGCTCCGAGGCCAACGGCAACCGGCTGGCCAAGTACATGCCGGGGCTCACCACCATCAACAACCGCTTCCTGTCCACGGGCCAGTCCCAGGCCTCCACGGCGGAGCTCGACAGCGTGGGCAACTGGGTGTCCGACTGGGCCGCCAGCTACACCAACACCACCACCCGGGCGGACTTCAAGAGCTGCCAGGACAAGATCAGCGATCAGCTCTATTACACGCCCGCCATGAACGCGGCCAAGAAGTGGGGCCTCGTCAAGGCGCTGTCGAAGGCGGCGCTCTACGACGCGTTCATCAACCACGGCGAATGGGGCGCACTGCAGTTCATCAAGGCCGCCAACACCGCGCTCGGCAACTCCGGCCAGGTGGCGCCCGCCGTGGGCTACAACGGCATCACCGAGACCGCCTTCCTGCAGAAGTTCCTGGAGAAGCGCCGGGACACGCTCGCCTCGGACTCGACCTGGGCCAGCGCCGTGGACCGGGTGGCCGCCTACGAGAAGGCGCGCCGGCGCAACAACATGGACCTGGCCACCGAGGTGCTGAACGACGTGCGCGCCCGCGACTGCTGGGGGTCGAGCTACCCGGCCAGCGGCTACACCGTCTACCGGCTCAGCCCGGATGGGAGCTGGAGCAAGGCCAGCACCTACACGTACTCGTGTAACTGA
- a CDS encoding P1 family peptidase, whose product MSAPLEPNGPRVRARELGLPLGRFKPGRYNAITDVEGVLVGHCTLIHGEGPLRPGHGPVRTGVTAILPNNGNIFMERMSGGGFVLNGAGEVSGMTQLMEWGLVETPILLTNTMAVGAVSDGVARYLVERYPGIGDELDVIIPIVGECDDSYLNDISGRHVRNQHVLQAIQNAKTGPVPEGNVGGGTGMVTCDFKGGIGTASRKLPEALGGYTLGVLVMSNFGKMHNLRVGGLPVGEVLAEKFKDVPRRGQTYGSIIAVVATDAPLLSHQINRLCKRVGLGIGRVGSYAAHGSGEIVVGFSTANIIPRRTQKMVYKMKILLDQRLDPLYEAVMEATEEAILNAMCMAEPMTGVNGNFCPALPLDEVRRFVDACRPIFASVKKRLAQSSAPASREKPLDVDKEGDVRVAAALPTEVRGAEGIPYPTRPAPEDTDDTEGSASGGSSDT is encoded by the coding sequence ATGTCCGCTCCCCTCGAACCGAATGGACCGCGTGTGCGCGCGCGGGAGCTGGGTCTTCCCCTGGGCCGCTTCAAGCCGGGCCGCTACAACGCCATCACCGACGTGGAGGGGGTACTGGTCGGCCACTGCACGCTCATCCATGGCGAGGGCCCCCTGCGGCCCGGCCACGGCCCCGTGCGCACGGGCGTCACCGCCATCCTGCCCAACAACGGCAACATCTTCATGGAGCGCATGAGCGGCGGCGGCTTCGTGCTCAACGGGGCGGGCGAGGTGTCCGGAATGACCCAGCTCATGGAGTGGGGGCTGGTGGAGACGCCCATCCTGCTCACCAACACCATGGCGGTGGGGGCAGTGTCGGACGGGGTGGCGCGCTACCTGGTGGAGCGCTACCCGGGCATTGGGGACGAGCTGGACGTCATCATCCCTATCGTCGGCGAGTGCGACGACAGCTACCTCAATGACATCTCCGGCCGGCACGTGCGCAACCAGCACGTGCTCCAGGCCATCCAGAACGCGAAGACGGGCCCGGTGCCCGAGGGCAACGTGGGCGGCGGCACCGGCATGGTGACGTGCGACTTCAAGGGCGGCATCGGCACCGCCTCGCGCAAGCTGCCCGAGGCGCTGGGGGGCTACACCCTGGGCGTGCTCGTCATGTCCAACTTCGGGAAGATGCACAACCTGCGGGTGGGCGGCCTGCCCGTGGGGGAGGTGCTGGCCGAGAAGTTCAAGGACGTGCCCCGGCGCGGGCAGACGTACGGCTCCATCATCGCGGTGGTGGCCACGGACGCGCCCCTGCTCAGCCATCAAATCAACCGCCTGTGCAAGCGCGTGGGGCTGGGCATTGGCCGGGTGGGCAGCTACGCGGCGCACGGCTCGGGAGAAATCGTCGTCGGCTTCTCCACGGCCAACATCATCCCCCGGCGCACCCAGAAGATGGTCTACAAGATGAAGATCCTCCTGGATCAGCGCCTGGACCCCCTCTACGAGGCGGTCATGGAGGCCACGGAGGAGGCCATCCTCAACGCCATGTGCATGGCCGAGCCCATGACGGGGGTGAACGGCAACTTCTGCCCGGCGCTGCCGCTGGACGAGGTCCGCCGCTTCGTGGACGCCTGCCGCCCCATCTTCGCCTCGGTGAAGAAGCGCCTGGCGCAGAGCAGCGCCCCGGCCTCCCGGGAAAAGCCCCTGGATGTGGACAAAGAGGGGGATGTGCGGGTGGCCGCGGCCCTGCCGACCGAGGTCCGGGGCGCCGAGGGCATTCCGTACCCGACCCGGCCCGCCCCCGAAGACACGGACGATACGGAGGGTTCCGCTTCCGGGGGATCTTCTGATACGTAG
- a CDS encoding aminopeptidase: MARSKSKHKRVQMKIRQAWKARAKRKKEAAKTEASNKKK, from the coding sequence ATGGCCCGTAGCAAGAGCAAGCACAAGCGAGTCCAGATGAAGATCCGTCAGGCGTGGAAGGCCCGCGCCAAGCGCAAGAAGGAAGCCGCGAAGACCGAGGCCTCCAACAAGAAGAAGTAG
- a CDS encoding AI-2E family transporter: MSAAESKRWSNLVFAGLFALAIILFSRILLPFVMPVLLGGFLVVLFMPVQDFLCRKLKGRKSLCAALCTATVFLLILVPLAGVGWLVGRELLLLMADLPALLERMDLRNDLIANLPHGLGRFVRMDPEGSEAERMLLSAAAGGAAVIQHLLNMGSELVIDLFLMTVAMYYFFLDGRRLFTEATRLVPLDKRYIQAFAREFSDVAYAIVYGNTVTALVQGAVGLVGLLIVGVPHAPVWGAAMVIAALVPVGGTTLIWGPIGMLLILSGKVGEGTFVLAWGAGVVSTIDNVIRPRLCGSRMALHPLLVFLSMFGGMAVFGMMGLLVGPLIAAIFMAMVRIYRRDFLGVTPPALQASSAET, from the coding sequence GTGTCGGCGGCGGAATCCAAGCGGTGGTCCAATCTGGTCTTCGCCGGGCTCTTCGCCCTGGCGATCATCCTCTTCTCTCGAATCTTGCTTCCCTTCGTGATGCCGGTGCTGCTGGGCGGCTTTCTGGTCGTCCTGTTCATGCCGGTCCAGGACTTCCTGTGCCGGAAGTTGAAGGGACGAAAGTCGCTGTGCGCCGCGCTCTGCACCGCGACGGTGTTCCTGCTCATCCTCGTGCCGCTGGCCGGGGTGGGGTGGCTGGTGGGCCGCGAGCTGCTGCTGCTCATGGCGGACTTGCCGGCGCTGCTGGAGCGCATGGACCTGCGCAATGATCTCATCGCCAACCTGCCGCACGGCCTGGGCCGCTTCGTGCGCATGGACCCCGAGGGCTCGGAGGCGGAGCGCATGCTCCTGTCGGCCGCCGCCGGGGGCGCCGCCGTCATTCAGCACCTGCTGAACATGGGCTCGGAGCTGGTCATCGACCTGTTCCTCATGACGGTGGCCATGTACTACTTCTTCCTCGATGGGCGCCGGCTCTTCACCGAGGCCACCCGGCTCGTGCCCCTGGACAAGCGCTACATCCAGGCCTTCGCCCGCGAGTTCTCCGACGTCGCCTACGCCATCGTCTACGGCAACACCGTCACCGCGCTCGTGCAGGGGGCCGTGGGCCTCGTGGGGCTGCTGATCGTGGGCGTTCCCCACGCCCCGGTGTGGGGCGCCGCCATGGTCATCGCCGCGCTGGTCCCCGTGGGGGGCACCACGCTCATCTGGGGGCCCATTGGCATGCTGCTCATCCTGTCCGGCAAGGTGGGAGAGGGCACGTTCGTGCTGGCCTGGGGCGCCGGCGTGGTGAGCACCATCGACAACGTCATCCGCCCGCGGCTGTGCGGCTCGCGCATGGCGCTGCACCCGCTGCTCGTCTTCCTCTCCATGTTCGGGGGCATGGCGGTGTTCGGGATGATGGGGCTCTTGGTGGGCCCGCTCATCGCCGCCATCTTCATGGCCATGGTGCGCATCTACCGGCGCGACTTCCTCGGGGTCACCCCTCCCGCACTCCAGGCATCCTCCGCGGAGACCTGA
- a CDS encoding TolC family protein, which yields MFIRTLLSGLLLTQAPSASDAPTREAPEAAAPSSPEAAAASPTAPSSTTAPSLPVLTFEQAINLAEKQNPSLEAARARLRQADELSNKAWSGYLPNIVLNASYTRQQEVLIPLLPDQPPVAIQQANQLGAQGTLRQALIVPQLWPAIQSAYLGERVAALTVEDARRQLLFAVAQAYLGAASLRDSLAVQEQLLEVRRGFERDAQVRFDVGDVERLAVLRATLDRKQAEQELVRSRNSYASARSSLAALLARPVDFDVAPPSEPEVAVPAEAANPETAEQTALDKRQDVGAARLSVDIARLGRRQYIFQYFPNLYATGGFTASNAAGLTGQTTAWTAGLALSWTLFDGGLREANIREGSAKIAEANANLRGAEQRARDEVRRAALELGTSEVNLKTAEDRVKIARETARLTKESFEAGAATYLQVTDINASLAAAELSAVAEELNLRLSRLALARAMGLFDPTGNSLAEPSDMPEPVKSSAR from the coding sequence ATGTTTATCCGCACCCTCCTGTCCGGCCTCTTGTTGACCCAGGCACCCAGCGCCTCCGACGCTCCCACCCGGGAGGCCCCGGAAGCAGCGGCACCCTCTTCTCCAGAAGCCGCCGCCGCCTCGCCCACGGCGCCCTCCTCCACCACGGCCCCCTCGCTGCCCGTGCTCACCTTCGAGCAGGCCATCAACCTGGCGGAGAAGCAGAACCCGAGCCTGGAGGCCGCCCGTGCCCGGCTGCGCCAGGCCGATGAGCTCAGCAACAAGGCCTGGTCGGGCTACCTGCCCAACATCGTCCTCAACGCCTCCTACACGCGGCAGCAGGAAGTGCTGATTCCGCTCCTCCCGGACCAGCCCCCCGTCGCCATCCAGCAGGCCAACCAGCTCGGCGCGCAGGGCACCCTGCGGCAGGCGCTGATCGTCCCGCAGCTGTGGCCCGCCATCCAGAGCGCCTACCTGGGCGAGCGCGTCGCGGCCCTGACCGTGGAGGATGCGCGCCGGCAGCTGCTCTTCGCCGTGGCACAGGCCTACCTGGGGGCCGCGAGCCTCCGGGACTCGCTCGCCGTCCAGGAGCAGCTGCTCGAGGTGCGCCGCGGCTTCGAGCGCGATGCCCAGGTGCGCTTCGACGTCGGTGACGTGGAGCGCTTGGCCGTGCTGCGCGCGACGCTGGACCGCAAGCAGGCCGAGCAGGAGCTGGTCCGCAGCCGCAACTCCTATGCCTCCGCCCGCAGCTCGCTGGCGGCGCTGCTCGCGCGCCCCGTGGACTTCGACGTGGCCCCGCCCAGTGAACCCGAGGTCGCCGTGCCCGCCGAGGCGGCCAACCCGGAGACCGCGGAGCAGACGGCGCTCGACAAGCGCCAGGACGTGGGCGCCGCCCGCCTCAGCGTGGACATCGCCCGCCTCGGCCGCCGGCAGTACATCTTCCAGTACTTCCCCAACCTCTACGCCACCGGCGGCTTCACCGCGAGCAACGCCGCGGGCCTCACCGGGCAGACCACGGCCTGGACCGCGGGCCTGGCGCTCTCCTGGACGCTGTTCGACGGCGGCCTGCGCGAGGCCAACATCCGCGAGGGCTCGGCGAAGATCGCCGAGGCCAACGCCAACCTGCGTGGCGCCGAGCAGCGGGCGCGCGACGAGGTGCGCCGCGCGGCGCTGGAGCTCGGCACCTCCGAGGTCAACCTCAAAACGGCCGAAGACCGGGTGAAGATCGCCCGGGAGACGGCGCGCCTCACCAAGGAGAGCTTCGAGGCGGGCGCCGCCACCTACCTCCAGGTGACGGACATCAACGCGTCGCTGGCCGCCGCGGAGCTGTCGGCCGTGGCCGAGGAGCTCAACCTCCGGCTGTCGCGGCTGGCGCTGGCCCGGGCCATGGGGCTGTTCGATCCCACCGGCAACAGCCTGGCCGAGCCCTCCGACATGCCGGAGCCCGTGAAGTCCTCCGCGCGTTAA
- a CDS encoding efflux RND transporter periplasmic adaptor subunit, with protein sequence MTKRIGVKAVMAAAMVAVAAGGCSGGASAKAALPAPDATQTSNALGVKAIAPATKLEANVMQATGQLRSKQEATLSARASGPLTRVLVKVGDKVKKGQVLAQLDTDTLHIAVEQAAAARSAAAALLDGATIDVERARKLATSGSLAQSGLDKAEVGFRQAQAQAAQASAAYKNAQQMLKDASIVAPFDGVITARNKNVGDMVNTSTNIFGIVDTEGLEVRVLVPEAIIDRIQQGTVAQGTLNPSGARFEVKVANLGAVIDPQSRTVEVLADVVPGKSEATLRPGALVELDFSAVAGEAAGDQGLFLPAQAVSSKGQQGFVWVVQDGKVQRRDVKVQRVLPGYVRVVEGLSSQEQVVADASLPMKDGTAVRVVQ encoded by the coding sequence GTGACGAAGCGCATCGGAGTGAAGGCAGTGATGGCGGCGGCGATGGTGGCGGTGGCGGCGGGTGGGTGCTCGGGCGGCGCAAGCGCCAAGGCGGCCCTGCCCGCTCCTGACGCCACCCAGACGTCCAACGCCCTGGGCGTGAAGGCCATTGCCCCGGCCACGAAGCTGGAGGCCAACGTGATGCAGGCGACGGGTCAGCTGCGCTCCAAGCAGGAGGCCACGCTGAGCGCCCGGGCCTCGGGTCCCCTCACCCGCGTGCTCGTCAAGGTGGGTGACAAGGTGAAGAAGGGCCAGGTCCTGGCCCAGCTGGACACCGACACCCTGCACATCGCCGTGGAGCAGGCGGCCGCCGCCCGGTCCGCCGCCGCGGCGCTGCTGGATGGCGCCACCATTGACGTGGAGCGGGCCCGCAAGCTCGCCACCTCGGGCAGCCTGGCCCAGTCGGGGCTGGACAAGGCCGAGGTGGGCTTCCGCCAGGCCCAGGCCCAGGCGGCCCAGGCCTCGGCCGCCTACAAGAACGCCCAGCAGATGCTGAAGGACGCGAGCATCGTGGCCCCGTTCGACGGCGTCATCACCGCGCGCAACAAGAACGTGGGGGACATGGTCAACACCAGCACCAACATCTTCGGCATCGTGGACACCGAGGGCCTGGAGGTGCGCGTGCTGGTGCCCGAGGCCATCATCGACCGCATCCAGCAGGGCACCGTTGCCCAGGGCACGCTCAACCCGAGCGGCGCGCGCTTCGAGGTGAAGGTGGCCAACCTGGGCGCCGTCATCGATCCGCAGAGCCGCACCGTGGAGGTGCTCGCGGACGTGGTGCCCGGCAAGTCCGAGGCCACCCTGCGCCCCGGCGCGCTCGTGGAGCTCGACTTCTCGGCCGTCGCGGGTGAGGCCGCCGGGGACCAGGGCCTGTTCCTGCCCGCCCAGGCGGTGAGCAGCAAGGGCCAGCAGGGCTTCGTGTGGGTGGTGCAGGACGGCAAGGTGCAGCGGCGCGACGTGAAGGTCCAGCGCGTGCTGCCCGGCTATGTACGCGTGGTGGAAGGGCTGTCCTCGCAGGAGCAAGTCGTTGCCGACGCGAGCCTTCCGATGAAGGACGGCACCGCCGTCCGCGTGGTGCAGTGA
- a CDS encoding efflux RND transporter permease subunit, which translates to MNPLKTFIKRPIFTAMLMAAVVVFGLFSYPRIGVDQFPDVEFPVVTITTVLPGADPETIEKNISDPLEEALNTLNGVDVLKSVNLESVSQIIIQFTLDTNPDIAAQDVRDRVQATLQQLPEEIDTPVVEKFDIGAAPILTLSLSGALPIEEMTQLAEDVVKPALQRQGGVGSITVVGGRERQIQLVVDPQRLRGYGLAVSDVSQAIAAQNLDVPGGRATDSGRERVVRLTSEVKNVEELRNLIIASPQGAPIRIRDVADVVDGPEEARGAASDAGRTAVALTVRKQSGTNTVQVAESVTASLAELNRTLEAKGVYVSTISDNSRFIRSSIASVQFDMVLGGVLAVVIVLVFLRNLRSTIVAAIALPVSVVGTFAIMAALGFTFNMITMLALTLSIGLLIDDAIVVIENIVRHMEEGKSPAEAALEGTGQIAVAVLAVTLAIVAVFIPVAFMEGMIGQFFYQFGVTVAVAVMISYSVSMILTPMLSSRLLQEHGGPGNKVSAAIERLLVATERGYHKVLEKVLNWRFVSLGVAVAILVLTIMMAGFLKFTFIPSSDNGNIKVAVELPIGSTVEDTQAVVASLDQQIRALPGIASTFITIGGGVQEQVNKGDIHVNLVSIKQRNFGQEDLKTYLRQNLPQRPGVIVSVQDISAVGGGGNTQQVQFNLRGDNWEELIASAEKVRQFMLKNPGLVDVDSTYRSGKPQYDVQVDRERAAQLGIVPAQLGSTLRAFLGQDKIADYREGGETYDITVRLPPATLASAEAMGQLPVRAPNGTLVELRNVAKIVPSEGPVQIDRESQKRQITMLANLAPGYSLGEAMSSLTSYGAQELPKSVIYDFAGNAKEMGKTVSAFIQALLLGIVLLYMILAAQFESLIHPFTIMISLPFSFIGAIGALLVTGQAMSMFAFIGIIMLMGLVVKNGILLVDFTQQLREEGKNAHDALLHAAPIRLRPILMTTIAMIAGMVPVALARGDGAETRVPMALVIIGGLITSTVLTLVVVPVVYSLLDSLSMRFKRRKGHGAPHVVPQHAAHEVPETAPRSRVGGVS; encoded by the coding sequence ATGAATCCTCTCAAGACATTCATCAAAAGGCCCATCTTCACCGCCATGCTGATGGCGGCGGTGGTCGTGTTCGGCCTCTTCTCCTATCCGCGCATCGGCGTGGACCAGTTCCCCGACGTGGAGTTCCCCGTCGTCACGATCACCACGGTGCTCCCGGGCGCCGACCCCGAGACGATCGAGAAGAACATCTCGGACCCCCTGGAAGAGGCGCTCAACACCCTCAACGGGGTGGATGTCCTCAAGTCCGTCAACCTGGAGAGCGTCAGCCAGATCATCATCCAGTTCACGCTCGACACCAACCCGGACATCGCCGCCCAGGACGTGCGTGACCGCGTCCAGGCCACGCTCCAGCAGCTGCCCGAGGAGATCGACACGCCGGTGGTCGAGAAGTTCGACATCGGCGCGGCGCCCATCCTCACCCTCTCGCTCTCCGGCGCGCTGCCCATCGAGGAGATGACGCAGCTGGCGGAGGACGTCGTCAAGCCCGCGCTCCAGCGCCAGGGCGGCGTGGGAAGCATCACCGTGGTGGGTGGCCGCGAGCGGCAGATCCAGCTCGTGGTGGACCCGCAGCGGCTGCGCGGCTACGGGCTGGCCGTCAGCGACGTGAGCCAGGCCATCGCGGCCCAGAACCTGGACGTGCCGGGTGGCCGGGCCACCGACAGCGGCCGTGAGCGCGTGGTGCGCCTCACCTCGGAAGTGAAGAACGTGGAGGAGCTGCGCAACCTCATCATCGCCAGCCCCCAGGGCGCGCCCATCCGCATCCGCGACGTGGCGGACGTGGTGGACGGCCCCGAGGAGGCGCGTGGCGCGGCCAGCGACGCGGGCCGCACGGCCGTGGCCCTCACGGTCCGCAAGCAGTCGGGCACCAACACGGTGCAGGTGGCCGAGAGCGTGACGGCCTCGCTCGCCGAGCTCAACCGCACCCTGGAGGCCAAGGGCGTGTACGTGTCCACCATCTCGGACAACTCGCGCTTCATCCGCTCCTCCATCGCCAGCGTGCAGTTCGACATGGTGCTGGGTGGTGTGCTCGCCGTGGTCATCGTGCTCGTGTTCCTGCGCAACCTGCGCTCCACCATCGTGGCGGCCATCGCGCTGCCCGTGTCCGTGGTGGGCACCTTCGCCATCATGGCGGCGCTGGGCTTCACCTTCAACATGATCACCATGCTGGCGCTGACGCTCTCCATCGGTCTGCTCATCGACGACGCCATCGTGGTCATCGAGAACATCGTGCGTCACATGGAAGAGGGCAAATCGCCCGCGGAAGCCGCGCTCGAGGGCACCGGCCAGATCGCCGTGGCCGTGCTCGCGGTGACGCTCGCCATCGTGGCGGTGTTCATCCCGGTGGCCTTCATGGAAGGCATGATCGGCCAGTTCTTCTACCAGTTCGGCGTCACCGTGGCGGTGGCGGTGATGATCTCCTACTCCGTGTCGATGATCCTCACCCCCATGCTCTCCAGCCGCCTGCTCCAGGAGCACGGGGGCCCGGGCAACAAGGTCAGCGCCGCCATCGAGCGCCTGCTGGTCGCCACGGAGCGCGGCTACCACAAGGTGCTGGAGAAGGTCCTCAACTGGCGCTTCGTCTCGCTGGGCGTGGCGGTGGCCATCCTCGTGCTCACCATCATGATGGCGGGCTTCCTCAAGTTCACCTTCATCCCCTCCTCGGACAACGGCAACATCAAGGTCGCGGTGGAGCTGCCCATCGGCTCCACGGTGGAGGACACCCAGGCGGTGGTGGCGTCGCTGGATCAGCAGATCCGGGCCCTGCCGGGCATCGCCTCGACCTTCATCACCATCGGTGGCGGCGTCCAGGAGCAGGTGAACAAGGGCGACATCCACGTGAACCTCGTGTCCATCAAGCAGCGCAACTTCGGCCAGGAGGACCTCAAGACCTACCTGCGCCAGAACCTGCCGCAGCGCCCGGGCGTCATCGTCTCCGTGCAGGACATCTCCGCGGTGGGCGGCGGTGGCAACACGCAGCAGGTGCAGTTCAACCTGCGCGGCGACAACTGGGAGGAGCTGATCGCCTCGGCCGAGAAGGTGCGCCAGTTCATGCTGAAGAACCCCGGCCTGGTGGACGTGGACTCCACCTACCGCTCCGGCAAGCCCCAGTACGACGTGCAGGTGGACCGCGAGCGCGCCGCGCAGCTGGGCATCGTCCCCGCCCAGCTCGGCTCCACGCTGCGGGCCTTCCTGGGCCAGGACAAGATCGCCGACTACCGCGAGGGCGGTGAGACCTACGACATCACCGTGCGCCTGCCCCCGGCGACCCTCGCCTCCGCCGAGGCCATGGGCCAGCTGCCCGTGCGCGCCCCCAACGGCACGCTCGTGGAGCTGCGCAACGTTGCCAAGATCGTCCCCTCCGAGGGCCCGGTGCAGATCGACCGCGAGAGCCAGAAGCGGCAGATCACCATGCTCGCCAACCTGGCGCCGGGCTACAGCCTGGGCGAGGCCATGAGCTCCCTCACCTCGTACGGCGCCCAGGAGCTGCCCAAGAGCGTCATCTACGACTTCGCGGGTAACGCCAAGGAGATGGGCAAGACGGTGTCCGCCTTCATCCAGGCGCTGCTGCTCGGCATCGTGCTGCTCTACATGATCCTCGCCGCCCAGTTCGAGAGCCTCATCCACCCCTTCACGATCATGATCTCCCTGCCCTTCTCCTTCATCGGCGCCATCGGCGCGCTGCTGGTGACCGGGCAGGCCATGTCGATGTTCGCCTTCATCGGCATCATCATGCTCATGGGCCTGGTGGTGAAGAACGGCATCCTCCTGGTGGACTTCACCCAGCAGCTGCGCGAGGAGGGCAAGAACGCCCACGACGCGCTGCTCCATGCGGCCCCCATCCGTCTGCGGCCCATCCTGATGACCACCATCGCGATGATCGCCGGCATGGTGCCGGTGGCCCTCGCCCGCGGTGACGGCGCCGAGACGCGCGTGCCCATGGCGCTCGTCATCATCGGTGGCCTCATCACCTCCACGGTTCTGACCCTGGTGGTGGTGCCGGTGGTGTACTCGCTGCTGGATTCGCTCTCCATGCGGTTCAAGCGCCGCAAGGGCCATGGCGCGCCCCACGTGGTGCCGCAGCATGCGGCCCACGAGGTGCCGGAGACGGCTCCCCGGAGCCGGGTGGGAGGGGTGTCATGA